One Telluria mixta DNA window includes the following coding sequences:
- the map gene encoding type I methionyl aminopeptidase: MTKRPEEVALMAAAGKLLADVFAQLDRLDLAGMSTMQVNDLVDDFIVNTLGARPASKGQYGYAFALNASRNDVVCHGVPSPAEILQSGDIVNFDITLEKNGYIADSSKTYLVGEVAAPAKKLVQVTYEAMWKGIRAVRPGARLGDVGHAIERHARRHGYAVVREYCGHGIGREMHEPPQVLHWGRPQTGLVLREGMVFTIEPMLNAGRHAVRTEDDGWTVRTCDGALSAQFEHTVAVTRNGVRVLTLRAGETMMD, from the coding sequence ATGACGAAGCGGCCGGAGGAGGTCGCGCTGATGGCGGCGGCCGGCAAGCTGCTGGCGGACGTGTTCGCACAGCTCGACCGGCTGGATCTCGCCGGCATGTCGACCATGCAGGTGAACGACCTGGTCGACGACTTCATCGTGAACACCCTCGGTGCGCGCCCGGCCAGCAAGGGCCAGTACGGCTATGCGTTCGCGCTGAACGCGTCACGCAACGACGTCGTGTGCCACGGCGTGCCGTCGCCGGCGGAGATCCTGCAGAGCGGGGACATCGTCAACTTCGACATCACGCTGGAAAAGAACGGCTATATCGCCGACTCCAGCAAGACATACCTCGTCGGCGAGGTGGCGGCGCCGGCGAAGAAGCTCGTGCAGGTGACGTACGAGGCGATGTGGAAGGGTATCCGCGCCGTGCGTCCCGGCGCGCGGCTCGGCGACGTGGGCCATGCCATCGAGCGGCATGCGCGCCGCCACGGCTATGCGGTCGTGCGCGAATACTGCGGGCACGGCATCGGGCGCGAGATGCACGAGCCGCCGCAGGTGCTGCACTGGGGCCGCCCGCAGACGGGCCTCGTGCTGCGCGAAGGGATGGTGTTCACGATCGAGCCGATGCTCAACGCGGGCCGCCACGCCGTGCGCACCGAGGATGACGGCTGGACGGTGCGTACGTGCGACGGCGCGCTGTCCGCCCAGTTCGAGCATACCGTGGCCGTGACGCGCAACGGCGTGCGCGTGCTGACCTTGCGGGCCGGGGAAACGATGATGGACTAA